In Francisella hispaniensis FSC454, a genomic segment contains:
- a CDS encoding NAD(P)H-dependent oxidoreductase, whose protein sequence is MKKILLINGKKEFGHSKGALNQYLNDIAENHLKRLGHDVKVTVIDNGYDIDEEIQKWLWADTIIYQMPGWWMGPPWIVKKYIDEVFTTGHGVMYASDGRSRHDASKKYGSGGLLQGKTYMLSLTWNAPLEAFVEKDQLFEGVGVDGVYLHFHKAHEFIGMKGLETFIANDVMKNPLINEFTLSYKNHLDTVFGHPR, encoded by the coding sequence ATGAAAAAAATACTATTAATTAATGGAAAAAAGGAATTTGGGCATTCAAAAGGTGCTTTGAATCAATATCTAAATGATATCGCTGAGAATCATCTTAAAAGACTTGGTCATGATGTCAAAGTTACAGTTATTGACAATGGCTATGATATAGATGAGGAGATTCAAAAGTGGCTTTGGGCAGATACTATAATTTATCAAATGCCTGGTTGGTGGATGGGTCCACCTTGGATTGTTAAAAAATATATCGATGAAGTATTCACCACAGGTCATGGTGTTATGTATGCTAGTGATGGTCGATCTAGACATGATGCTAGCAAAAAATATGGCTCTGGTGGTTTACTGCAGGGTAAAACATATATGCTATCGCTAACATGGAATGCTCCATTAGAGGCTTTTGTGGAGAAAGACCAGCTTTTTGAAGGTGTTGGGGTTGATGGAGTATATTTACATTTTCATAAAGCCCATGAATTTATAGGTATGAAAGGATTAGAGACATTTATTGCTAATGATGTTATGAAAAATCCTCTTATCAACGAATTTACATTAAGTTATAAAAATCATTTAGATACAGTTTTTGGACATCCAAGGTAA
- a CDS encoding type 1 glutamine amidotransferase domain-containing protein, which yields MVTTSHNRMGDSNEKTGLWLSELTHPYYRILDDNINIDIVSIMGGEIPIDPNSVAQEDYYNDKFLADDNLKDIMKNSTSLRDVNIKEYDAIVFAGGHGTMWDFPNNSNIHSKVLDIYARNGVIGAICHGVAALINVKDHNGQNIIKDKEVTGFSNNEEKIVGLTDVVPFSLEDSLVEAGAKYSSASEWQSYIKSYSKIITAQNPQSANDFAKAIKQSLFN from the coding sequence ATGGTTACCACTAGTCATAATAGAATGGGTGATTCAAATGAAAAAACTGGATTATGGCTATCAGAGCTTACTCACCCATATTACCGTATTCTTGATGACAATATTAATATTGATATAGTCTCAATAATGGGCGGAGAAATTCCTATAGATCCTAATAGTGTTGCACAAGAAGATTATTATAATGATAAATTTTTAGCCGATGATAATTTGAAAGATATTATGAAAAATAGCACTAGTCTTAGAGATGTAAATATTAAAGAATATGATGCTATAGTATTTGCTGGCGGCCATGGGACAATGTGGGATTTTCCAAATAACTCTAATATTCATAGTAAAGTTTTAGATATTTATGCTAGAAATGGAGTAATCGGCGCAATATGCCATGGTGTAGCAGCATTGATAAATGTTAAAGATCATAATGGTCAAAATATTATAAAAGATAAAGAAGTAACAGGCTTTAGTAATAATGAAGAAAAAATTGTCGGTTTGACCGATGTTGTGCCTTTTTCTCTAGAAGATAGTTTAGTCGAAGCTGGTGCTAAATATAGTAGCGCCTCAGAATGGCAGTCTTATATAAAAAGCTATTCTAAGATTATAACTGCACAAAATCCTCAATCAGCTAATGATTTTGCTAAAGCAATAAAACAATCACTATTTAATTAA
- a CDS encoding 3-deoxy-7-phosphoheptulonate synthase, whose protein sequence is MIGDKNFDKVSNINIKKEKVLIPAEVLIQDIPLLKTSFETVRKSRKEIANIIHGNDDKVAVVVGPCSIHDPVAAIDYATKLKEQVKNFHKDILIIMRVYFEKPRTTIGWKGFINDPDLDNSYNINKGLRLARNLLSDLTSMGLPCATEFLDVITPQYFAELITWGAIGARTVESQVHRELASGLSASIGFKNATNGDVQVAVDAVKSATYPHHFLSTTKSGSTAIFATKGNQNGHVILRGGASGPNFSKEHVDDCIAKLKKADINTKVMIDCSHGNSQKDHTKQISVLADICEQIKHSNDIFGVMIESNLIGGNQDINKRPLTYGQSVTDKCVDFEETVKMLEMLAKAVQVRRGSQVKQQAKEESQFSLL, encoded by the coding sequence ATGATAGGTGATAAAAACTTTGATAAAGTTTCTAATATAAATATAAAAAAGGAAAAAGTATTGATTCCTGCAGAAGTTCTAATCCAAGATATACCTCTTTTAAAGACTTCTTTTGAAACTGTAAGAAAATCTCGCAAGGAAATAGCTAATATCATCCATGGAAATGATGATAAAGTTGCTGTAGTTGTAGGACCTTGTTCTATTCATGATCCTGTAGCGGCAATTGATTATGCTACTAAGCTAAAAGAACAAGTTAAAAATTTTCACAAAGATATACTTATTATAATGAGAGTATATTTTGAAAAACCACGTACTACAATTGGTTGGAAAGGATTCATCAATGATCCTGATTTAGATAACTCATATAATATCAATAAAGGGTTACGTCTTGCTCGTAACTTATTATCAGATTTAACTAGTATGGGATTACCGTGTGCAACTGAGTTTCTAGATGTAATTACTCCTCAATATTTTGCTGAGCTAATCACTTGGGGAGCAATTGGTGCTAGAACTGTTGAAAGTCAGGTACATAGAGAATTAGCTTCTGGTCTTTCTGCATCAATTGGTTTTAAGAATGCTACTAATGGTGATGTCCAAGTGGCTGTAGATGCTGTAAAATCTGCTACTTATCCTCATCATTTTTTGAGTACAACAAAATCTGGTTCAACGGCAATATTTGCGACTAAAGGTAACCAAAATGGTCATGTAATCCTTCGTGGCGGAGCTTCTGGTCCTAATTTCAGTAAAGAGCACGTTGATGACTGTATTGCTAAGCTAAAGAAAGCTGATATTAATACTAAGGTAATGATTGACTGTAGTCACGGTAATAGTCAAAAAGATCATACTAAGCAAATTAGCGTATTAGCAGATATTTGTGAGCAGATAAAACACAGCAATGATATTTTTGGGGTGATGATAGAAAGTAATCTTATTGGTGGCAATCAAGATATCAATAAAAGACCTCTTACTTATGGACAAAGTGTTACAGACAAATGTGTTGACTTTGAAGAAACAGTTAAGATGCTAGAAATGTTAGCTAAAGCGGTCCAAGTAAGACGTGGCTCTCAAGTTAAACAACAAGCTAAAGAAGAATCACAATTTTCTTTACTGTAA
- the ffh gene encoding signal recognition particle protein, with protein MFTSLSEKLQSSFKKIKGQTSLTEENIQSALRDIRVSLLEADVALPVVKKFIANIKEKAIGEEVKKSLTPDQTFISFVKKEIEKALGEEAVPINLKTQPPAIILMAGLQGAGKTTSTAKLAKYLKEQHKKKVMVVSADVYRPAAIDQLRTLANSLNVEFFESDASQQPQDIVTAAIKTAKTKLIDVLIIDTAGRLHIDNDMMDEIKQIHKIAKPIETFFTVDSMTGQDAAVTAKAFNDALELTGVILTKTDGDARGGAALSIREITGKPIKFLGVGEKTDALEPFHPDRVASKILGMGDVLSLIESIEQKTEKKSAEQLTKKLKSGKSFDLEDFKAQIQQMKNMGGVGSIMSKLPNMPANLPGNVGDDMFKKIEAMIDSMTPLERKKPELIKHSRKQRIIKGSGTTIQDLNKLLQQHTQMKKMMKSVIGKKGGMANLMKRMSAMQGMANMPGLFGKRK; from the coding sequence ATGTTTACTAGTTTATCAGAAAAATTACAATCGTCTTTTAAAAAGATAAAAGGCCAAACCTCTCTAACTGAGGAAAATATCCAATCAGCGCTACGTGATATTAGAGTATCACTTTTAGAAGCTGATGTCGCCTTACCAGTAGTCAAAAAGTTTATAGCTAATATTAAAGAAAAAGCTATTGGTGAAGAAGTCAAAAAAAGTCTTACCCCAGATCAGACTTTTATTTCTTTTGTCAAAAAAGAAATTGAAAAAGCACTCGGTGAAGAAGCTGTACCGATAAATCTAAAAACTCAGCCGCCTGCTATTATATTAATGGCTGGTTTACAAGGTGCTGGTAAAACAACATCTACAGCTAAGCTCGCTAAATACCTAAAAGAGCAACACAAGAAAAAAGTCATGGTGGTCAGTGCTGATGTCTATCGCCCTGCTGCTATCGATCAGCTAAGAACTTTAGCAAATAGTTTAAACGTTGAGTTTTTTGAATCAGATGCTTCACAACAACCTCAAGATATTGTGACAGCTGCGATAAAAACAGCAAAAACTAAACTCATAGATGTGCTTATCATCGATACTGCGGGTAGATTGCATATCGATAATGACATGATGGATGAGATTAAGCAAATCCACAAAATTGCCAAACCAATTGAGACTTTTTTTACAGTTGATAGCATGACAGGTCAAGATGCTGCAGTTACAGCTAAAGCATTTAATGACGCTTTAGAGCTAACTGGTGTAATTTTGACAAAAACTGATGGTGATGCTAGAGGTGGTGCTGCTTTATCGATTAGAGAAATCACCGGCAAACCAATCAAGTTTTTAGGTGTAGGTGAAAAGACTGATGCTTTAGAGCCATTTCATCCTGATAGAGTTGCTTCTAAGATTTTAGGCATGGGTGATGTTCTTAGCTTAATAGAGAGTATAGAGCAAAAAACAGAAAAAAAATCTGCTGAACAGCTGACTAAAAAACTTAAAAGTGGTAAGAGCTTTGATTTAGAAGATTTCAAAGCACAAATCCAACAAATGAAAAATATGGGTGGTGTAGGCTCAATTATGTCTAAGCTGCCAAATATGCCAGCAAATCTACCAGGTAACGTTGGTGATGATATGTTTAAAAAGATTGAGGCAATGATAGATTCTATGACTCCGCTTGAACGTAAAAAACCAGAGCTTATCAAACATAGTAGAAAGCAGCGAATTATTAAAGGATCTGGAACTACAATTCAAGATCTTAATAAACTGCTCCAGCAACACACGCAAATGAAAAAAATGATGAAAAGCGTTATTGGTAAAAAAGGTGGTATGGCAAACTTAATGAAACGTATGTCTGCTATGCAAGGTATGGCAAATATGCCAGGTCTTTTTGGTAAAAGAAAATAA
- a CDS encoding DUF1634 domain-containing protein, whose protein sequence is MIKENVIYKSLKLNLFVAILFIIIGALNAFTENYTITKSIISIGILLIIISPLLRIFLELIFFIKEKNYTYVLVCILLFIIIVISVVC, encoded by the coding sequence ATGATTAAAGAAAATGTTATTTATAAAAGCTTAAAGTTAAATCTATTTGTAGCAATATTGTTTATAATTATTGGCGCACTTAATGCTTTTACAGAAAATTATACTATTACGAAAAGTATCATAAGTATTGGCATTTTGTTGATAATAATTTCACCGTTATTAAGAATTTTTCTTGAGTTAATATTTTTTATAAAAGAAAAAAACTACACTTATGTGCTAGTATGCATACTATTATTCATAATAATAGTTATTAGTGTTGTTTGTTAG
- a CDS encoding sulfite exporter TauE/SafE family protein, translating into MEKYLFFELVIFIVAVLGGGIGAVIGLGGGLVITPLLTTILGVPLHYAIGASLVAIICTSTATSLVSLKSHGLTKEKLGLFLALATAVGAIFGAKLAVMLGAKILFLIFGGILILVAILSFIKKKSITDNTKPIKQSFIANKLQLNDSVVIAGQKQNYNVNHPILGFIFMAGAGFIGGLLGIGAGIFKVVAMDKIMKIPFRVSASTSNFIMGVTAFAATSTYYFAGYIDSSITAAVALGTLLGATIGSKLMPNIPTKALRLMFFIVVFISAIQMIIKGLV; encoded by the coding sequence ATGGAAAAGTACTTATTCTTTGAATTAGTGATTTTTATAGTTGCGGTTTTAGGTGGTGGTATTGGTGCTGTTATTGGGTTAGGTGGTGGTTTAGTAATTACCCCGTTGCTGACAACAATTCTTGGGGTACCTCTTCACTATGCAATAGGAGCATCACTTGTAGCTATTATCTGCACATCTACTGCAACATCTTTAGTTTCATTAAAGTCACATGGATTAACTAAAGAAAAATTAGGCTTATTTTTAGCATTAGCGACAGCTGTAGGGGCTATATTTGGAGCTAAGCTAGCTGTGATGCTCGGAGCTAAAATATTATTTTTGATTTTTGGAGGCATACTTATTTTAGTTGCAATTTTAAGTTTCATTAAGAAAAAATCAATTACTGATAATACTAAACCAATAAAGCAGTCTTTTATAGCTAATAAACTCCAGCTTAATGATAGTGTTGTTATAGCTGGACAAAAACAAAATTATAATGTTAATCACCCTATCCTTGGTTTTATCTTCATGGCTGGTGCTGGTTTTATTGGTGGCTTACTTGGTATTGGTGCTGGAATATTTAAAGTTGTAGCTATGGATAAAATTATGAAAATTCCTTTTAGGGTTAGTGCCTCTACAAGCAACTTCATTATGGGTGTCACTGCATTTGCTGCAACTTCAACTTATTATTTTGCTGGATATATAGACAGCTCTATCACAGCTGCTGTCGCATTAGGTACTTTATTAGGTGCAACAATTGGTTCAAAATTAATGCCAAATATCCCAACTAAAGCTCTTAGATTAATGTTTTTTATAGTTGTATTTATATCAGCGATACAAATGATTATTAAGGGGCTAGTATGA
- the infA gene encoding translation initiation factor IF-1 has translation MAKEDCIEMEGVVLEALPNTMFRVELENGHIVTAHISGKMRKNYIRILTGDKVVVEITPYDLTKGRIKFRSK, from the coding sequence ATGGCGAAAGAAGATTGTATAGAAATGGAAGGTGTTGTTTTAGAAGCACTTCCAAACACAATGTTTAGAGTTGAACTTGAAAATGGACATATAGTAACAGCTCATATCTCAGGTAAAATGAGAAAAAACTATATCCGTATATTAACAGGTGATAAAGTTGTAGTTGAAATTACTCCTTATGATTTAACTAAAGGTCGCATTAAGTTCCGCAGCAAATAA
- a CDS encoding transposase, whose translation MIRDAGHIIEFLPPYSPDLNPIESKWSEKKAYIRKHNCSVEQCYAY comes from the coding sequence ATGATTCGTGATGCAGGGCATATTATAGAGTTTTTACCTCCATACTCACCAGATTTAAATCCAATAGAGAGTAAATGGTCTGAGAAAAAAGCATATATCAGAAAACATAATTGCTCCGTGGAACAGTGTTATGCATATTAG
- a CDS encoding IS630 transposase-related protein, with the protein MAYSHHFIKKVLKLKSEGMSFLILADKFNISVRSIQQWLKGNLPKGTRNKPNTKLDMNKLKQDVIDYPDSYLQERATRLVVSEFCISYNLKKLNITYKKTLIHPKVDEERRELFRNKIQSYKDQGLPICYLDESGHALDMPRTHGYSTQGQRCYGVCNWGARGRTNVIGALIGKVLFAVGLFTSNIDTTVFTTWVKHFLLPILKTTTVIVMDNATFHKNIDMLK; encoded by the coding sequence ATGGCCTATTCACATCACTTTATAAAGAAGGTATTAAAGTTAAAATCAGAGGGTATGAGTTTTCTAATCTTGGCTGATAAATTTAATATAAGTGTTAGAAGTATCCAACAATGGTTAAAAGGGAATCTTCCTAAAGGCACTAGAAATAAACCTAATACAAAACTTGATATGAATAAGCTAAAACAAGACGTTATAGATTATCCTGATAGTTATTTACAAGAAAGAGCTACTAGGTTGGTCGTAAGTGAGTTTTGTATAAGCTATAACCTTAAAAAGTTAAATATTACATATAAAAAAACTCTAATTCACCCCAAAGTAGACGAAGAGAGGCGAGAATTATTCAGGAATAAGATTCAATCTTATAAAGATCAAGGGTTACCTATATGTTATCTTGATGAATCTGGTCATGCCTTAGATATGCCCCGAACTCATGGTTACTCTACACAAGGGCAAAGATGTTATGGGGTATGCAACTGGGGAGCTAGAGGTCGAACCAATGTCATAGGTGCTTTGATTGGCAAGGTATTATTTGCTGTTGGACTATTTACAAGCAATATTGATACGACTGTGTTTACAACTTGGGTAAAACATTTCTTATTACCTATCTTAAAAACTACAACTGTTATAGTAATGGATAATGCTACATTCCATAAAAATATAGATATGTTAAAATGA
- a CDS encoding LysO family transporter — MYESLILFLVLLIGYYAFNLRKTLKVVRLINRLLDLIVILIIFLLGYNFSIFTHTNTIVVEVIGISLGYTTIIFITNIVGILIYCKYNKMIKTNYVSITLQDKQDNVLITILKASKYLIYLVLGYILGEIININVTSIIDHIVFIFLLALMLIIGALLKLENVSLKDLFKNKEALFIVIIVIGLSIGSGMFISFITNIPFKQSIMISSGLGWYSLSVVLNTDFLGEYYGMITFMVDFSREVLVIVMIPLLKRYLSVEL, encoded by the coding sequence ATGTATGAATCATTAATACTTTTCCTTGTTTTGCTTATTGGATATTATGCTTTTAACCTCAGAAAAACTCTTAAAGTTGTACGCTTAATAAATCGACTCCTTGATTTAATAGTTATATTGATAATATTTCTTTTAGGTTATAACTTTAGTATATTTACTCATACAAATACTATTGTTGTAGAAGTTATTGGTATAAGTCTTGGTTATACTACTATTATATTTATCACGAATATAGTTGGGATTTTGATTTATTGTAAATATAACAAGATGATAAAAACTAACTATGTATCAATAACTCTCCAAGATAAACAAGACAATGTATTAATAACTATTCTTAAGGCAAGTAAATATCTAATCTATCTAGTTTTAGGATATATCTTAGGTGAAATTATTAATATAAATGTCACAAGCATTATTGATCATATAGTATTTATATTTTTATTAGCTCTAATGTTAATAATAGGCGCTTTACTTAAACTAGAAAATGTTTCACTCAAAGATCTCTTCAAAAATAAAGAAGCGTTATTTATAGTGATTATAGTTATAGGGTTATCAATTGGTTCAGGGATGTTTATAAGCTTTATTACTAATATTCCTTTCAAGCAAAGTATTATGATAAGTTCTGGTTTAGGCTGGTATTCATTATCGGTAGTTTTAAATACTGATTTTCTTGGAGAATATTATGGAATGATTACATTTATGGTTGATTTCTCACGTGAAGTGTTAGTGATTGTAATGATACCACTATTAAAAAGATATCTTTCGGTTGAGTTATAG
- a CDS encoding APC family permease has translation MTMTVNSSAKEKIGLILLVLLMTGAIDNIRNLPSTATSGTYIFFFFAVAVFLFLAPVALVSAEMTATYTAKGEEGVYGWVKKAFGPNVAMLAVWFQWINTLIWFPSILTFLAGTIAYLFNPNFAQNIKFTIIFITVVFWSLTILNLKGLRVSAIFASTCTFFGMVIPMLLMVLFALIWLVNSYDLNIHFHLDNLIPSFTSTDSWMGLTAIIASFLGLELATVHIRKVINPKKTFPLALLISVIFIIFTMVLGALAVAIIFPQSQIDVVHGTIKTFKVYLESLGIPILFYYILGLMVFVGSIGSMINWMISPARGLLQAADDHFLPDMLDKTNKHDVPSGILILQAIIMTIICLLLELVPSVQAYYWLLTALSTQIYSLMYLMMFFAALKLKLTNNQTVKNIEDFHIPGGKIGMSVVCVLGIVGTILCVIVGFVPPDNLYSNPLEFIQMLSICFVLSIIPVVFFIIYRKIKLKNC, from the coding sequence ATAACTATGACAGTAAACTCATCAGCAAAAGAAAAAATTGGTTTAATTTTACTAGTATTGTTAATGACAGGAGCTATTGACAATATTAGAAATCTTCCCTCTACAGCCACTTCAGGAACATACATATTCTTCTTTTTCGCAGTCGCTGTTTTTTTATTTTTAGCGCCAGTTGCATTGGTATCTGCAGAGATGACCGCGACATATACTGCTAAGGGTGAAGAAGGAGTATATGGTTGGGTTAAGAAAGCTTTTGGTCCTAATGTTGCAATGTTGGCTGTATGGTTTCAATGGATAAATACTCTTATCTGGTTTCCAAGTATTTTGACTTTCCTTGCAGGTACAATTGCATACTTATTTAATCCTAATTTTGCGCAGAATATTAAGTTTACAATTATATTTATAACTGTGGTTTTTTGGTCTTTGACCATTCTTAATCTTAAGGGTCTAAGAGTATCGGCAATTTTTGCTAGTACTTGTACTTTTTTTGGTATGGTTATACCTATGTTATTAATGGTGCTATTTGCATTGATTTGGCTAGTTAATAGTTATGATCTTAATATTCATTTTCATTTAGACAATCTAATTCCTAGTTTTACATCTACAGATTCATGGATGGGGCTAACAGCTATCATAGCTTCTTTCTTAGGACTTGAGTTAGCAACTGTACATATTAGAAAAGTTATAAATCCTAAAAAGACATTTCCCCTAGCGCTTTTGATTTCAGTAATATTTATAATCTTTACGATGGTTTTAGGTGCTTTAGCTGTTGCTATTATATTTCCACAATCACAAATTGATGTTGTCCATGGTACTATCAAAACTTTTAAAGTTTATTTAGAGAGTCTAGGAATTCCTATACTTTTCTACTATATCTTGGGCTTAATGGTTTTTGTTGGTTCAATAGGATCAATGATTAACTGGATGATTTCACCAGCAAGAGGATTGCTCCAAGCAGCTGATGATCATTTTTTACCAGATATGTTAGATAAAACAAATAAACATGATGTACCAAGTGGTATATTAATACTTCAAGCTATAATTATGACTATCATATGTCTGCTGCTGGAGTTAGTGCCTTCTGTTCAAGCTTATTATTGGTTACTTACAGCTCTTAGCACACAAATATATTCTTTAATGTATTTAATGATGTTTTTTGCTGCTTTAAAACTAAAATTGACAAACAACCAAACTGTAAAAAACATCGAAGATTTTCATATTCCTGGCGGAAAAATCGGTATGTCTGTTGTTTGTGTTTTAGGTATTGTAGGTACTATTTTGTGTGTGATTGTTGGTTTTGTTCCACCAGATAATTTGTATAGTAATCCTTTAGAGTTTATTCAAATGCTGTCTATCTGTTTTGTATTATCGATCATACCTGTTGTATTCTTTATTATATATAGAAAGATTAAATTGAAAAATTGCTAA
- the trkA gene encoding Trk system potassium transporter TrkA — MRIAILGAGQLGVYLTQRLSLDHQVSVIDLDEEKLGFISSAFDVQTIIGDVTKPNIMMEANFKDTDMIIAVTSNDTTNIAVCDMAYKLYKTPYKIARIRDTEYNRFPKLLNNIDLVIKSFFETTKRLEQLIFLSGAYFISSFFDKRVQIVGVEVSSDSPLVGLAVKDIYLGLGDIKVDIISVHRGGEKLAIDDTNTLVNPGDRVMYLSEKAYSSQILSIFQPRKANIRKIFIAGINYASITLAKSLESKGYIIKMIDPSAQKCEFALSELSKSTILHYNPVNNNLLVAEGIDEADMFFALTNSDEINIMSSILAKKLGAKKTVATVNSAEYYDITRDLKLIDISISPHNFSYTTIKAFLTQVDMQRMYEIEDSEEMLVELKVHGQDNMSTVIGKKINELKLPQGLEILAIMKVDNIPRFYADNFLVQDQDRLIIKVDNKNALQTLEKLFQVMPLYIA; from the coding sequence ATGAGAATAGCTATTTTAGGAGCCGGTCAATTAGGTGTATATTTGACTCAAAGGCTAAGTTTAGACCATCAAGTTTCTGTTATTGACTTAGATGAAGAAAAACTTGGTTTTATTTCATCAGCTTTTGATGTCCAAACAATTATTGGCGATGTTACCAAACCAAATATCATGATGGAAGCTAATTTTAAAGATACCGATATGATAATAGCTGTGACATCAAATGATACTACAAATATAGCTGTATGCGATATGGCTTACAAGTTATATAAAACACCTTATAAAATCGCACGTATCCGCGACACTGAATATAACAGATTTCCTAAACTTTTAAACAATATTGATTTAGTTATAAAATCATTTTTTGAAACCACAAAAAGATTAGAACAATTGATCTTTTTGTCTGGTGCATATTTTATATCAAGCTTTTTTGATAAGCGTGTTCAGATTGTCGGAGTCGAAGTTTCATCTGACTCCCCTCTTGTGGGACTTGCAGTTAAGGATATATATTTAGGTCTAGGTGATATCAAAGTTGATATTATCTCAGTACATAGAGGTGGTGAAAAATTAGCTATTGATGATACTAATACCTTGGTTAATCCTGGTGATAGAGTGATGTATCTTTCAGAAAAAGCATATTCATCACAAATATTGTCGATATTCCAACCTAGAAAAGCCAATATTAGAAAGATATTTATAGCAGGTATAAACTATGCAAGTATCACCTTAGCAAAATCTTTAGAGAGTAAAGGATATATTATCAAAATGATAGATCCAAGTGCTCAAAAATGTGAATTTGCTTTGAGTGAATTATCTAAATCAACAATTTTGCATTACAACCCAGTTAATAATAATCTACTAGTTGCTGAAGGTATTGATGAAGCAGATATGTTTTTTGCTTTAACAAATTCAGATGAGATAAATATTATGTCATCAATTTTAGCAAAAAAACTTGGAGCTAAGAAAACAGTTGCTACTGTTAATAGTGCCGAATACTATGATATTACCAGAGATCTAAAATTAATTGACATTTCTATTTCACCACATAATTTCTCATATACAACAATCAAGGCGTTTTTAACCCAAGTTGATATGCAAAGAATGTATGAAATTGAAGATAGTGAAGAGATGCTTGTTGAACTTAAAGTTCATGGTCAAGATAATATGTCTACTGTTATAGGTAAAAAAATTAATGAATTAAAACTACCCCAAGGTCTAGAAATCCTTGCAATAATGAAAGTTGATAATATCCCAAGGTTTTATGCGGATAATTTTCTAGTACAAGATCAGGATAGATTAATCATTAAAGTCGATAATAAAAATGCTTTGCAAACCTTAGAGAAACTTTTTCAAGTAATGCCATTATACATTGCATAA
- a CDS encoding SUF system Fe-S cluster assembly regulator encodes MLKISKLLDYGLLVVVTIAQNDSNPYSAAKISESTGLNIPTVRKLLNQLSLANIVTSKRGIEGGYTLVSDPREITVLDIVKCVEKNVNLTECCDLQKKCSLGNCMVSGYWKVLNSQLLSLLSKTSIYDIVNNKDKS; translated from the coding sequence ATGCTTAAAATAAGTAAATTACTCGACTACGGTTTATTAGTGGTTGTTACAATAGCACAAAATGATTCTAATCCATACAGTGCCGCTAAAATTTCTGAATCTACGGGTCTAAATATCCCTACAGTAAGAAAACTACTAAACCAACTTTCTTTGGCAAACATTGTAACTTCAAAGCGAGGCATCGAAGGGGGTTATACACTAGTTAGTGATCCAAGAGAGATTACTGTTTTAGACATTGTTAAGTGTGTAGAAAAAAATGTGAATTTAACAGAATGTTGCGATTTACAAAAAAAGTGTAGTTTGGGAAATTGTATGGTAAGTGGTTATTGGAAAGTTTTAAATAGTCAACTACTTAGTTTATTATCAAAAACATCAATTTATGATATTGTCAACAACAAAGACAAGAGTTAA